The Littorina saxatilis isolate snail1 linkage group LG1, US_GU_Lsax_2.0, whole genome shotgun sequence nucleotide sequence ctgccaatgagataggactcaagccatgctagcggtggaccggagatgccgtacagagtctgaagtctatggagaagcgtaTAGGTCTCAATCATATCGCCTCACAACCTCCTGTACTCTAGGCTTGGCATATTAAGGAATTTCAATCTGTAAATTGATTGGAATATTCTGTTCAGTTATTCATTAATCATTAGgatatgatatattttttaTCTGGACcctaattttgttttgtttttcgacgggcgcagtggcgcagtggtaagacgtcggcctcctaatcgggaggtcgtgagttcgaatcccggtcgctgccgcctggtgggttaagagtggagatttttccgatctcccaggtcaacttatgtgcagacctgctagtgacttaacctccttcgtgtgtacacgcaagcacaagaccaagtgcgcacggaaaagatcctgtaatccatgtcagagttcggtgggttatagaaacacgaaaatacccagcatgcctcccccgaaatccgcgtatgctgcctgaatggcggggtaaaaacggtcatacacgtaaaaatccactcgtgctaaaaacatgagtgaacgtgggagtctaagcccatgaacgaagaagaagaagaagaagaagaagttttgtttttcagataTCCTAAACACATCTGAACTACCAGATGGACATCCTGTTGTGGAATCCATTGTTTCATATGACTGGCACATTGACACAAAGTACTACACAGCTGATGTGCACCTGTGTACCACTGACTCTCGTACATTTGGCGACAAAAGCTTTGCTGAATCTGTGGAGGCCTTTGTTGTCTATTTCGATTCAAATAAGGTGAGATTTCCAAATGCtgcatgttttttgtttgcaccAGGAAAATGCTTTGCTTATTATTTGCCTCATATCATTTTTTACTGGTTTTTCAATGACTTGCACAACTCATGAAAATAATCTTTTGCGGAGACATATCTCTCAAAGATTCAGGTTGTTAGCTGAATGCATGGATGGAAAAACATGATGCAGTGACCTAAATAATTGGGAAACTCAGGTCttaaggagggagtcttggaatgggggtaaatttacacatattataaacagaaagtctgagaaaagagggtctcaaaagggagggaatcttaatttaagttttttttaaagggggttccactgtatatactGACAATATTTTCTTGACAAGAATTTCAATTCCTCTTGACAGGAGTCCAGCTTTGAAAAGGTATCATCATGGTTACCATACCTGGCACACATGAATGCAGAAATACTGATCTTGGTGTGTCAGACCAGTCGCCAGGATGATAGTGAGTAGTAAAGTGCcgtcatttttttgttttctttaaaatgtgACTGGCTCCGTTTGTGTTTTACGTCATTATTATgaatttaattttgaattggATTTGGAGATCCTCTGAAGGTGGGAAAGTAATTTTACAATACTTACACTTACAGATTGCAGAATGGGTTATTGTATGAAGGCCACAGACCCATATATTTACAAACCAAGGGGCATGGAGGATTGAAAGAATTGGGGGAAATGAAAAAGATAAGTgcaaaaaaaaatttacaatACTCACAGATGGATAGAAAGATCATACTATTGCAATTTCCATATGATTGTGACTTCGAATAAATCACTTGCTTTTCTTACTTTTAAATAACAAAGCAGGGATTGAAGTGTACAATGTGTGTTTGCAGCTGTCAGTCGACACAGGACACTGGAGTGGTGCATCAAGCATGGGTTTGAGCTGGTTGAGCTGGAACCTGAGGAGAACAGTGGTGATGAAGGtaatgagtgtttgtttgtttgtttaatgttGGTCCCCATCCAGCAAAACAATGCACACTGACTGCGTGAAGCATACGCCCAATAATGCCTATCAGCTGCGGTTAACGTGCTTGCCGCGTGCAAGAATTTGCAAATCAGAATGCGCGTGTGATGAAATTGTTTTCCCTTTGATTCTGATGACTATAGTCACCCTCAGCACACTTGCATATCATACTCACGGGTGGGGAACTGTTCCGCACCATTTTCGTATGGAGCGACGTGTTCCGGTTGTAGATAGTCGCTATTTTGTCACTTGCGCTTGATCGCGGGTGAAGGTAGGTTGGTCAGTCAGACCCTTCTCACAATATCTGGCACATCATGTCACAGGATGGCTAGACTACATTTACATGTTATAGAAATGTTGTTTGGGGGTCTAGATTGTCAACAAGCTCGCTTTATGTGACGAAAATGCCTGTTTTTGACAcgttttggtgtttttgtcgtgAATCAAGTTGTGTAGACCACAGAGATTGCCATGTGGTGTGAGACCAATGCGGAAAATATGTTTCCATTGCAACAAAAGCAATCAGCGAGGTTTAGACTGGCTTGTGATTTGATTATTTGATTGAGACCATGTTCCGGTTTGGAGCGTTTCTTCAGTGAGGACGTTCCGGTAGGAAATGTAGACGTTCCGGTTGTACGCAAAGCTGTGAAACAGACAAACTAAGGCTTATCTTGTTATTGGCCGTTCTGCAGGCGAAATAAAATGGCATTATTAGAACGTTCACATGTTCTTGAGTACCTCTGATGATAATAATTGCAAGATACAGAGGAAAATGTTTTGGTTCCGGTTGGTATACAAAAAAACTACAAAATTGTGAGAAGGGTCTGACTGACCAACCTACCTTCGCGCGCGATCAAGCGCAAGTGACAAAATAGCGACTATCTACAACCGGAACACGTCACTCCATATGAGAATGGTGCGGAACAGTTCCCCACCCGTGATACTGACCATTTTTCCTATTTACAGAGGGCATATGTTGTGATTAATTTGACTAATTACATTCTCTCCTGCAGACCACACAAATCTCCTACGCATTCACATGCAGGCCACACTATCGTTAACCCACTATCATTTTACACACTTTCACATAACCCACATATCCTTGAAGGAAACCTCACCTGAACACATCAAATTactgtacagtaaaacctgcatctagcggacccttatttcggcggacaccttagcataacggacaattcaagtgaggacggatgtattttactctcaaaaacaccttaaaagagcgaacacctcaaaggcgcggacgcggacacccttttttggtcccgattgggttcgttacttgtcaacaacggacaaacccttgaagcagacagcttttagcagacgctggtccgccatcttggttctgcaaataaaatctcgctggcgatgtgaacgcgcgagaagcttattttgtaagccaatgacagcacttgaaagaagttgatttttgtatggtgcacgctcgttggtcgatgccgtgaactcacaaacatttcgggtttctactttctgtactgggatgcatcttcgtctcatccttcgtcttcgtctcatcATGCCAAAACGAAAAAAATTGACTTTAGAAGAGAGAGTCGATGTCATAAAGACCGTTCAAAAAGTTGCTGATGAGCTGAATTGAGGAAAAACTCAAATTTCCAACATAAAAGCTGATCgaacacaaattctcagtcagtgggactccggtgccagatcgacggcaaaatgtgttaagagaaaaaaaacaacctatgacgagttgaacgaagaactcttcgagtggttttcaacagctcaatcaaagaatcttccagtgaatggcccattgcttcatataagaaaccgattgcacctctctctctctctctctctctctctctctctccttttctttgaaaaaaaagaataaaaaaaattgaggGCTTCAAAACTTgagttttaataatcactgtggcaaaaaagaatcagtgactgttgggtgttttttttctcaacaaaaatgttggcgcattcatattcataagaaaggacaccttgctacaaaggacagtggcaaggctccccaagagcgtcctttgctcgcaggttttactgtaccatatttgttttagtttttaggACTCGGGTAGCTGAATCTTGACTTGACAATCAGCTCTTTTAACAAGCTGATATTTCTCTGCTTTCAACTTGAAATGCAGCAGTTGTATCATGGTCTCATTGCATGTAGATTCAATTTTtccttccatcatcatcatgaatCTCAAGTgctattttgttttactttcgcTGCTGTTTTGTTACATTGTAACTTGAATTGCTAGTGTAATGCTTTGTCTTCACTTTCTGGAATCGTGTTCCATGatccatcatcatcttcatgCTCTAATGTTCTATATCTCAGCATGTATGGTGAGTAGGGCATACAGGTATAAACTATAATTTCAGGTGGTAGAAAACATCACTTCTAATAATCCAGGCCTATGATTACTGTTTACACCTGTTAATTGATGTGTTTCAGATGATGACTTTGTGGAAACAGTCGGCCCCaaaaggattgttcaggcactGCATGCTCACACCTGGCCCAATTTGACCATGAAAAGTAagtccttttgtttgtttttacatgtatactGTGTGTTCTCAACAGATTTTCATGTATGGTCCGGATTTGTCAATGTAAAAGCCTTTCtagttcttctttttcttgctctTGTTCTTCCGTGTTCGTGTACTCGTTTTTTGCACGAATGGGTTATTTACGTTTAGGGCCCTTTTTTCCTCTGCCATTTTAGGCTGTCATAGTACTCCGTTATCAGGGGATGCATTTTTGGGATGCATTTTTGAAATTATTATGTTTCTGTAACCAACCGAActgtgacatggattacaggatccttTCCGTgcccacttggtcttgtgctggtGTGTagacacgaagggggatacggtgccagcaggtctgcacatagttTTACCTTGGATATTGAAAAATCTCctcccttaacccaccaggcgcagccaggattcgaaccccgaACCTTCAAGCCTGACGGACAGCATCCTTACAACTAGACTGTTGCGCCCGTCTAGAGCCTTTTGATGCGCAGTATTTAAACTATTTCTCTCACTGAATTGATGCCtttcttattgtttgtttttttctcaggtaGATCCCCAGTTTGCAGCCCATATTTCCGCAACCTTATGCAGGAGGAGGCTGCGCTAAAACTTAATGCAGGTAagtgcccctccccccccacacacacagacatacatacatcctCACGTACacaaatacatgcacacacacacacacacacacacacacacacacacacacacacacacacacacacacacacacacacacacacacacacacacacacacacacacacacacactgtctctctttgtctctctctctcttaataataataaataataatacgagaatttataacgcgcacatctcaccacaaggcgactcaaggcgcactcatacacaatctttcgcattaacaactcaagcataCCCATATACACTCacgcataaattacatgaagatgacaaggcaacaacacaaacggagacacggcactcaaaagtaagcatgaaaaagaaaagaaaatttcaaacaataattatgtacatggctaTTTACAACTTACTATATCTTTTTCTTTGAAGGTGCTGGCAATAATGACAATGAGCGATCCGATTCTGGGGGTGCTTCAGTTAATGCAGCAGATACAACTACAACAGCAACTTCCTCATCAACACCAGAGGCAACTGCAACATGTCAAGGGACAGGAGGAGCAAGGCCAAAAGAAGTGAATAAGGGAGCAACAGGAGGAGGAcaggaaaaagaagacaagGCTGAGGAGGCAGTAGGTGATACGGACACACATTCTGAGATGAGGCAGAAGTTAGGTGAGGACTTGTGACTCAATAAGTATAATGTGCCTGTGTCTCTGTGGCTGTGTCTCGGTTTCTGTGTCTCGGTTTCTGTGCTTGGTTCTCTGTGactctgtttgtgtatgtgtgtccttGTCTGTTTTGGGGTGTCTGTGTGCTCCTAGATACACGCTGACCAATATGGATTGCAAGATATGGTGTGcctatgtgtctgtgtatgacacagtatgtgtggttgtgtctctgtttctgtgctTAATTCtccgtgtatgtatgtgtgtcctTGTCTGTTTTAGGGTGTCTGTGTGCTCCTAAATGCAGAGATTTCCAGCTCTGTTCTCCTTCTCTTtgacacaaaacttacactgttGACAGCTCATGTAATATTGGAAATATTTTTCtcacgtttttttgtgtctgagAGCCAAGAGcaggatcttcttcttcttgtgcaaCCATAGACTGCGACTCCCACATTCACTCTTGATTTGCACGATTTGGGTTTTATCTGTATGACTCTTCCCCCTGCCCTTTATGCAGCCATGATCCGATTTTAGGGGAGGGCAGGATCTGTACTTCGTTATGCAGTCTTGGTATTATAACTCCTTGATTTCGACTTGGCCATTGCAGATGGACTGATGCCTGATGACAATGAGCTGGTCATGTTAGCAGCACTGAGCAATGAAGATACTGGTGATGAGTCCTTTGAACAGCTGTTTGCCAGGCTGGAGCTCATGAAAGGTTAGTGAACCATTACCCGCTGCTCCCACTCGGTGGTGTGACTGAACGTTTCTTGCACACAACATGGTAGACGTTttcacaaaacacaaaaactgtGAGACATATGATTTCACACACGCTTGCTTTAGTAAGAGCAAAGCAGGAATAAAGTAAATGAAATAGAATGAAATTAAATGAATGTGTGAGACATAAGATGATATCTTTATTCTTTGGAAACCCCTTGTCAAAAAAAACTGAGAATAGCAGGTCTGAATAAGAAGGGAACGGAGGTAAGTTTGCAGATGTTATGAATAGAATAATTGGAAAAGATAGTTTTAGTTTTACtgtactttttaatttttttgttttttttttgttggggggggggggggtgtcttcaATCAAGAGGAGGTGGGAGGGTCTTAACAAAATGGTACCAGTGTACAGTAAATTCTCTAATTAATTTATATACATTTTTCAGAAGTTTAAAGCAGAAGGATTATTGCTTCTGTCTGTATTAGATTTATGAAAGAATAAATAGATGGATGCCTTTTTTTCTGCCTGGACGTGTTTATTTGTAAGGTTAtatccactttttgtttatttttatttttattagaATTGTGTACCTAATTTCAAGTTCAGAATTCTGcgttttggttttctttctgtgtcaaTGACATAAAAAACTCACAACCTAACATTACTTTTCCTAACTCCAGAAACAAGAACACATTTTAATTCTTTCAGTCAGAAACATAGACACAGGGCAGTTCAGTAATGAGGCTTGACCTTGGACATCTGTATCCTGGAAACATTATGTTTGTTCTCTCATTTGTTCCAGATGTGGCATCTAATCTCCCACCTGAAGAGAGAAAATCTTACGCCGAAAAGGTACACATATGCATAATGCACACGTCCTTGTCTGGTATATGATAGCACCTTTCTTTAGCAATGTTATCAACTcagacttttaaaaaaaaaagtactttATGAATGATTTTGCACGTCTCTTTTGTATTTTCCAAAAACTATTTGGACTTACAAAAAGTGAATATAAGTGTGCGTCTGTCTACATTTGTCTAAGTGTGTCATTTTGCTGaccacagtggtacctgcgatgtaaggcccctctgatgagaggacacctcccatgagaggacacctcccatgaaaagacaccttctgttgtccctttgtctgttacctataccttcttcttcttcttcagcgttccagaattgtctggttacgtgcaagctcgtttgcccatttgggtttcccaaactatactctgagagcatagtcagcttcactccgctttcgttgagtaggcatgctgggtattttcatgtttccataacccaccgaactcgggcatggatgtagaggttacatgccgagtctcagtgattatgaaaaataatggtcgaagttagcggatcatgaaaaatgcgagcttcagcgagcttt carries:
- the LOC138979938 gene encoding alpha- and gamma-adaptin-binding protein p34-like; its protein translation is MAAPCALIASCADYEPKNIVKHILNTSELPDGHPVVESIVSYDWHIDTKYYTADVHLCTTDSRTFGDKSFAESVEAFVVYFDSNKESSFEKVSSWLPYLAHMNAEILILVCQTSRQDDTVSRHRTLEWCIKHGFELVELEPEENSGDEDDDFVETVGPKRIVQALHAHTWPNLTMKSRSPVCSPYFRNLMQEEAALKLNAGAGNNDNERSDSGGASVNAADTTTTATSSSTPEATATCQGTGGARPKEVNKGATGGGQEKEDKAEEAVGDTDTHSEMRQKLDGLMPDDNELVMLAALSNEDTGDESFEQLFARLELMKDVASNLPPEERKSYAEKFALSFWRAVGGDEDEIDGLCDDTHPALT